TTGTGTaatataatactccctctgtttaaaaaagaatgatcttgTTTGACCTGACACGgagttaaataaaataaaaaagatttttcaatCTTGTAGTTCTATATTAATGTTTTCTCAAATGAACCAAAATACCATTTAAtattgtggccttaaacattcCACACGAAAAGTTGATATTAAAATGTTGCCAAAAATGGAAAtggataattcttttttaaaccgAGGAGTACCCCACATGATTGCAAACACAATAAGTCttcaaatgaaaaaatacaaaGATATAATAGAACATCCATAGTCTCCACATTACCTAAAAGAAGAActccataaaatatttaaaaaatcaagcaTGAAAGGAAAGTAAAAGTCTCTGAAATTGTTTGAAATATTAAGCTATAAACCCATAAACATAACCAAGATAATGGGTTCTACTGTTGATATTCAAATTCTGAATCTGCCTCTGAACACAAGTTACACATCTTGACCATGAGGTGTTATGATGACTTTTGCTCTTGGTGATGCTTTTAAGGACATCCTCAATTCTTCGTACAAATTCAATACCTCAGCTACATCAAGTTCATCAGAAGGTTCAACAATCATCCTTGAAAGTGAAGGGGAATATGCAAATATGAGCTTTAAGAAAAGGAGTTCAAATTGTGTCCCCTCAAACTCTCTTAGCTCTACAAATTCAAGCTTCTCAAATTGTTTGTCAACACAATTTGGATCTTCCAAATAATGTGTAACTTCATCTATGTTTTCTTCACTCAAGTTATTGACAACCTATAAAAATTCATATGGTgtaaaaagaccaaaaaaaaaaggttagtattttttttaaaattccatAACCATAAAATATTACTTgtagatattttttaatttttataaccTGATATTGATAGTGTATAAAATTCATTACGTTGTCGGTACATATATAGGTTAAACTCTAAAAATGTAAAGTACTTAACTCACCGAAAAGTATCTACTGGTAACCAAGTTAAACttgtaatattaaaaataagatatattACCTACTACAGCATGTAAGGTTACCTACAATTAGTGTATATAAAActtaaactcaattttaaattattgaaagtGAGAAAACATTACATCTATCTCCAGTGAGTGTAAGTTGGGAGAACTTCGAATCAAGGAAAGAACACCAGAGACTTGGTTTAGATCCATAAATGTCACACACAATGTTACATGCTCCAAATGGTAGGGTTTGGATTGAAACCTTTTCGGAATGATCTCTGCACCCAAATGCttagtaaaagaaaaacaaaaaggcAAAATGCATTAATGGTTAAGTATATATGATAAGCATAGTAACACTTATtgagaatattataataaagaaTATTTAAATATGTCGTGATCATAATATAATCACCTGAATGCAAGAATTACTCAAAACAAGCCTTGTTAGGTTAGAGCACAAATAAAGAAGACGCGACCATGTAATGAACCTCTCTTGCTCATAACTTTTAGATTCTTCACAGACATCTAATACCATGAACAACTCCCTAGCATTTGACAAGTTATCAAAAAAACTTGCGTGAATGTCATGACTATCATGAACGGTCAAGAACTGGATCCTAGGAGCAGATATGGTGAGGAAATGAACGCCATTGCAAGCAATGAACGTTAAAGAGTAAAGTAATGGGGTATTCAAGACATAATTTGCTTTGTCTGGGCAAAATTTGATGAACTTCAAGGTCAATTCAAGTAGATTTGGGAATAATGCTTTGGGAGAAGGTGGTTTAACTATGAAATTTGTGACATCTAGATATGTGAGAGTTGGAcaatcaaatacacaaaaagGCAATGTATAGCGTTTGCGTTTGTGATTTTTTAGGGTAAGTTCTTTGACGCGTTTACTTGTTACACATAACAACCAATGGTCAAGGTCCCTATCATTACAATCAATAGTTGACAAATCAAGGAAAAATTTGACTAGGGATCCAACATGATGCAAGAGAATGTTGCCAATCATATTACtaaaaccattttcaatcaATCCTATAGTACCACTTTTCTCTTCAAAGAACTCCCAATCTAGAATTAGTATTGGATGCATAGTCCAAAATTGTACCCACTTCTTGGACAAAACACATGTTTTTACCAATTCTTGAAATGACATATCCTTGAATATTTCATCGAGGATATCCATGGGCAAATCAGAGATTCTGTCTATCTCATTTTCATCAACGATCACTTCTGTACCACGATTATTCATGTTCACCATTCTCTACataaaataagtcaaactttagcctatattttaataaaacaaagatAAGACATATCTCAAAGTTATAGATTAAAGGTATTCAAAAATTCTTTGAGTCCTAATAGgactttattttatatagaagaagaaaacgATATTAGATAGTAAAATGTCTGAAATATTTGTCACGTACACAATTTATTTATACTCAATATCTAcctatatataatttattttaaaaacaaaagaagattCCAGACACGTAAAGGAAATCCACACAAAATTGGTACCTCTTAAATCTAGATCTGAAATTTAGATCGTaaattaaattgttcaaaaaaatggaaataacaTAGCTTTTATGTTTGTGCATATTAAAAAGATTGTATTCATCTCTTGTTAATAATAATGAATTTCACTTGCATGACTATGTTAGATCTGGAATCTATGGAATTTACATAC
The DNA window shown above is from Solanum stenotomum isolate F172 chromosome 6, ASM1918654v1, whole genome shotgun sequence and carries:
- the LOC125868723 gene encoding F-box/FBD/LRR-repeat protein At1g13570-like — translated: MVNMNNRGTEVIVDENEIDRISDLPMDILDEIFKDMSFQELVKTCVLSKKWVQFWTMHPILILDWEFFEEKSGTIGLIENGFSNMIGNILLHHVGSLVKFFLDLSTIDCNDRDLDHWLLCVTSKRVKELTLKNHKRKRYTLPFCVFDCPTLTYLDVTNFIVKPPSPKALFPNLLELTLKFIKFCPDKANYVLNTPLLYSLTFIACNGVHFLTISAPRIQFLTVHDSHDIHASFFDNLSNARELFMVLDVCEESKSYEQERFITWSRLLYLCSNLTRLVLSNSCIQVVNNLSEENIDEVTHYLEDPNCVDKQFEKLEFVELREFEGTQFELLFLKLIFAYSPSLSRMIVEPSDELDVAEVLNLYEELRMSLKASPRAKVIITPHGQDV